A DNA window from Camelina sativa cultivar DH55 chromosome 13, Cs, whole genome shotgun sequence contains the following coding sequences:
- the LOC104738314 gene encoding uncharacterized protein LOC104738314, translating into MCSNVSSITLQSWRERPPSSYSIKVKNLSQLEISTLHSDGKYQSRRFSSGEYKWRLIIYPIGNEKDNGSGFISMYVEIDSTSLTSTTPTEVYADLRFFVFSKKENKYFTNQDVESRPFNSLRTMWGLPQVLALGKFNDRENGYLFDGDQCEFGVDITVVPPPTKWEILSFDEDLPYPKFSWTVKNFSDIKENPHTSDSFSNGGRKWVPKLYPKGYSSPHGKWLSIFLYLADGENKEDKNIYVEADVKVEDPRGSNHLIRNLYCWFEDQGWGYGWDHYVSIAELRKSYLDKEDTLKVKIEFKVVSATKYSAFT; encoded by the exons atgtgTTCAAACGTATCTTCGATAACTCTTCAGAGTTGGAGAGAGCGTCCTCCTTCTTCCTACTCTATCAAAGTTAAAAACCTCTCCCAGCTCGAGATCTCAACTCTCCACTCTGATGGCAAATACCAGTCCCGACGTTTCTCCTCCGGTGAATACAAATG GAGACTGATCATATACCCAATAGGGAACGAAAAGGACAATGGAAGCGGGTTTATTTCAATGTATGTTGAAATAGATAGCACAAGCCTTACTTCCACAACTCCAACTGAGGTGTATGCAGATCTCCGTTTTTTTGTCTttagcaaaaaggaaaacaagtaCTTTACTAATCAAG ATGTAGAATCAAGGCCGTTCAATTCACTAAGAACGATGTGGGGATTGCCGCAAGTGCTTGCCCTTGGTAAATTCAATGATCGTGAAAACGGATACCTCTTTGATGGAGATCAATGTGAGTTTGGTGTTGATATCACTGTTGTTCCACCTCCAACCAAATGGGAAATCCTCTCTTTTGATGAGGATCTTCCTTATCCAAAGTTTTCTTGGACTGTTAAGAATTTCTCAGATATAAAAGAGAATCCTCACACATCCGATAGCTTTTCAAACGGAGGAAGGAAATG GGTTCCAAAGCTGTATCCCAAGGGATACTCTTCACCACATGGTAAATGGTTATCCATTTTTCTGTATTTAGCTGATGGTGAAAATAAGgaagataaaaatatttatgtggAAGCAGATGTGAAAGTTGAAGACCCGCGTGGATCCAATCACTTGATACGCAATC TTTATTGTTGGTTCGAAGATCAAGGCTGGGGTTATGGTTGGGATCACTATGTGTCTATAGCTGAACTTCGAAAGTCTTACTTGGACAAGGAAGACACTTTGAAAGTTAAGATCGAATTTAAAGTTGTTTCTGCGACCAAATATTCTGCCTTTACCTAA